DNA sequence from the Tautonia marina genome:
GGATCACGTTGATGTTACGAGCCAAAAGAGGTGGGCATGCTCATCACTCCACGCTCGACCAGCAAGGGGCCGCTCGGTTGCGGCGAGAAGGTCCTGACATTGCGTCGTGCACAACGAACCGTCATCGATAAGATCGGGGAAAGGGGAGGGGTACAGTCACTTTTTCCTGGAAATGAGGATGGGATTGGTCGGGGGAGCCCTTGCGGTTCTTTGCGAAATCTGGACGATCGCAAGGTTTCGAAGTGGGGGGCGTGGCCGCGACCTACGACCGCTTCTCCTCACAAACGGTGGGTTTTTCCCTGGGTGGGCTCCGCTTGCTCGACACCCGGGGTCGCGGAGGGACGAGCGGTCTGGTTGCGTCCTCCCGTTGCCTCTTGCGGCTGCGCCGCCCCAGTTGGCGAGCAACCGGGGCCACCCAACGCAAGGGGACGACGCATCATTTGAGAGTGGAAGTGGTACTCCCAGGCGCGAAGGAGTGGGGTCAGCCTCAATGCATTGGTGGGTTTGGCGTGTTTCGTGTTTTTTTTGATGGGTTTTTGATTTTCTGCTTGTGTTGATTAAGCGTCATGATGCAGAATCCTCGACGGGGTTTATTTCTAATGTCTCGATATCCCACGTGATTCCCGGACTGGACCGGGGATGGTGCCAGTGGTTCTCCAATCGGAGAGAACCGGACGCGTGGGATGCGGGGGAGCAATCGACTTATGATTGATCGAGCGCTTCGGCATGTAATGCGAGCGGTCCTGCTGGGATGCGTCGCGGTTTCGGTCGCAGGATGCGGTTCGTCTGACGACGGAACGATGATTCAGGTGGATGAGGAGCAGGAAAAGGCTCTGACCGATTCGATGCGAGGCTACTACGAGAACGAGAATAGCCCGTAACGTAACGGGTTGTCTTGTCAGGTCTTGCGTTGATTTTCGCCACCGGCTCGGCCGCGAGGTCGTGCCGCGAAGGGTTGGTGGTCGAAGGGCCTGGATCGGGTCTTGGGGTTGTCGGCGGTGGTCAGGACAGCCGTGAGGGAGCGATGCCTCGCGGTTGGACAGGTCGCACGGTTCGGCTGCGCGCTGAGGAGACGAGAAGGAACGGGGAGTCTCGACGGTTCCGTATGAGGCGGCCCGGCCTTTTTGATGCGTTCTCTCAAATCTGCGACTGCCAGGCGATTGCCGGGAATCACGTCCGGAAGCAATCGGACCTCTGATCCGAGTGTTCGGATCGTCGTATCTTTTTCCCGTTTTTTTTGACAGGAGTTCACGCCATGACGCGAACCGCTCGTCGAGGTTTTACACTCATCGAGTTGCTGGTGGTGATTGCCATCATCGGGGTCTTAATCGCCCTGTTGCTGCCGGCGGTGCAGAGTGCGCGGGAGGCGGCCCGTCGCGCGCAGTGTGTCAATAATCTGAAGCAGATCGGCCTGGCGATGCACAACTATCACCAGGCGGTCGGGTCGTTCCCGATGGCGATGACGACGGCGTATTCCGACATTGGGGTGCAGGCGAACTGGGGCACCTTCGGCGCGCTGGCCCTGCTGCTGCCGTACATGGAGCAAGGGCCGCTGTATTCGTCGATCAATTTCGACTGGAACTTCTGGCAAGGGCGAGGGAACATCGAGAATCGGACGGTGTGGCTGACGCGGGTCAACTCGTATGAGTGTCCGTCGGATGGCATGACCGGCGAGGCGAACACGAACAACTACTTCGGGTCGGTCGGAACGACGGCCGGAGTGCGGAACCATGCGGGATCGACCGGGATCTTCGCCCAGCGAGAGACGTATGGGATCGAGGATATCCGGGACGGGACGTCGAACACGGTAGCCTTCTCCGAGGCGCTGGTGTCGACGGCGGCCGGATCGCCGACGCAGACGAAGTGGCGGGACGGGCCGGCACCGTCGGGGGCCACGCCGAGCGCTGCTTATCGAGCCCTGAACGCGGCGCTGGACCTGCCTGGGATGCAACAGGACTGGCAGGCGTGCAATGCGTTTTTCGTGTCGGAAATCAACCATGGTCAGCGAGGCTACCGCTGGGGTCTGAGCAATCTGGGGGAATCGCTGTTCCAGACGTTGATTCCTCCGAACTCGAATGACTATCCGTGGAATGCGTGTCGCCTGGATTGCCCGGGTTGCGGGGTCTTGCACAGCGGGTACTACAACGCGACGAGCAACCACCCCGGCGGGGTGAACGTGGGCCTGGCCGACGGCAGCGTGCGGTTCGTCAAGAACACGGTGTCGATGCCGATCTGGTGGGCGCTGGGGACCCGAGCCGGCGGCGAGGTGATCAGCGCGGATCAGTACTGATGGCTTGACTGGCCAGAGGGCATGATCACGTCTTGAGCATTCAGGGCGATGGACCGGGACTCGGGGGACGGGCGGCGGTTGTGACAGGACCGCTCGTCTTTCGAGTCGCGGTCCGCGCGCGTGTGGCGCGGATCGGGCCTGAGGCTACCCGAGACCCTTGCCCGGCGCCGGGAGGCTTGGTGCCGGGGCTCGACACGAGGAGGTTTCCACCGATGGCAGTGATTGAGACCAACGGGGCAGCAGAGGGAGGCTCGCCCGGTGAGGGTTCGGCCGCCGTATCAACGCCGGTGGTCGAGAACCCGAGCAAGGCGGCAGCGCCGATCCGGTCGGGGCGGTGCTGGGGGCTGGCGATGCTGGTTGCCGTGATCGCCGGGGTTGGCGCATGGCTGGGAGGGGAGGCGATCTACGGTCGGTTCATGCCGCCGTTGATGGCCACGTCTGGGTTTCCGTCGATCGAGGAAGTGCAGGCGAACACCCGAGCCCGCCAGTCGGGAACAACGCTGGAAGCGACGCTGACGACGGCGCTGCTGGGAGGTTTGCTGGGCCTGGGGCTTGGCGTGGTCGGAGGCGTGGTCCGAGGCTCGGGCCGATCGGCCGGGATCGCGGGACTTTCCGGGCTGGTGCTGGGAGCGGGGGCCGGGGCGTTGGCAACTCAGGCGCTCATGCCGGTCTATTTTCAGTTTTACAACCCAGATCAAGATGATCTGATCGTGGCGATCCTGATTCAAGGGGCGATTGCCGCCGCGATGGGGGCCGGGGTCGGCGCGGCGCTGGGTGTTGGGATTGCGGGAGGCTGGGGCGAGGCCCGGACGCGAGACGGCCGGGGGGTGGTGGTGCGATCGCTCGTGGGGGGGCTGTTCGGGGCCGTTCTGGGGATCCTGGTCTACCAGATTGTCGGCGTGATGGCGTTTCCGCTCGACCAGACGTCGAAGCCGCTCTCGACCTCGTCGGGTTCTCGGATGCTGGCGCTGGTCGCGGTGGCGGTGCTGGTCGCGCTTGGGGCAGTGAAGGGGGCGTTGCAGCCGCCCTCGCCCTCACCGGTGGCGAAGCGGGCGAGTGGGTGACGGTCTGGGGTCACGGCCTGTCCTGCATGCTCTCACCATGCGGACCAGACAAAGGGAGCGGGAAGAACGGAGGCCGAGCCCGGTCGTTTGGCCGAGGCCCCATCACCCGGCCTGGCGGCCACCCTCTCCCCCGGGACGAGGGAGAGGGGCGGAGTGGAGCCGAGCCGAGAGGAAGGGTTAGCCCTGGCGGCCCTCGATGGCGAGCAGGAGGATGGCCGAGGCGATGAGCAGGGGGCGGGGGGCGTCGGTGCCGTCGTCGAACAGCTCGACGGTGAACTTGTGGACGAAGGGGTTGAACTGCTGGACGATCGAGGCGACCGGGCGGCCGTCGAACTCGACCCGGAATTTCTGGGGGATGAGGATGGTCATGAAGTCGATCAGGCGTCGGAGGATGGCTAGGCCGGCGCTGTCTTCGATCATCTGGCCGCGAACCCGGCCGGCGTCGTCGAGGATCTCCCAGGTGTCTCGCATCAGGGAGGCCATGCCTTTACGTCGGAGCGAGCCGACCTTGAGGCCGGTGGTGGCGTCGATGACCGAGTAGGCGGCGCTGAAGTCGATGACGCGGTCGGCCTGGATGGTGAGTAGCTCGATGGACTGGTCCTCATCGGCGTAGATGCGGATATCTTCCTTGAGCTTGAACGCCTTTTGCCGGGAGTAGGCGAGCAGCTCGCCGTCGTCGTCGAAGAGGTGGAAGGAGGCACCGACGAGGGTCAGCACCTTGCGCCGAGCGAGAAACCGGTTGGTGCGATACAAGGCGGGCAACTCGGTGGAGTGCGACATCGCGATCGGGCCTCGATCGGGGAGGAGGTGCTTGATTGGCGTCATCGGCCGGGGGCACATTCTGACCGCGACCCGGAGGGGCCGCAAGGCGTTGCTCGGCCGATCGGGGGGAGAGAGGGATCGGGACCGCAACAAAAGAAAAACGCGGAGCACCGGGATGAGATGCTCCGCGTTCGGGAGGCGGTTCCGATCGGAGGAGGGACGATCGAGCGGTCGGTCGGTCGGACTCAGTCCAGATCGGATCAGACGTCGATGCCGAGTCGGTAGCGGAGTTCGTCGAACTGCTCGCGGTAGACGTCGTCGGTGGAGTGGAGGTGTTCGGCCTCGGAGATAAACTTGATGGTGTCGTCGCGCTTCAGGCCGTGCTCTTTGAGGATTTCCTCGAAGGGCTCAAGGTCGTGGGCGTAGACGAACAGGAGCTTGTGCTCGTCGAACTGGACCTCCATCGGTCCGTCGGGGTTGAGGGCGGCGATGCCGGTGCAGCCGTCGTGCAGGAGCAATTCCTCGTAGTCGTAGAGGGTGCTCTGGAGGATGACGGTGTCCATGTGCTCGCGGTAGAGGTCGGCGTGGCAGCCGGGCTCGCTTTCGTGGCTCGACTCCATGACGACATCGACTTCCTCGCCGAGGGGGCCGAGCAGGTCCATGAAGACGTCGAAGAGCGACTCGGACGAGACCGAGGCGGCGAGCACGGGCATGGTGTTGCCGCTCTCGGGGTCACGGTACAGATCGCGCCGATAGCCTTCGCGGGGGATGATCTCCAGGCCGAAGGAGGGCCGGATGGCATCGGTCAGCGCGAATTGGCCGTAACGTCCGACCTGGAGGTGAG
Encoded proteins:
- a CDS encoding DUF1559 family PulG-like putative transporter, with protein sequence MTRTARRGFTLIELLVVIAIIGVLIALLLPAVQSAREAARRAQCVNNLKQIGLAMHNYHQAVGSFPMAMTTAYSDIGVQANWGTFGALALLLPYMEQGPLYSSINFDWNFWQGRGNIENRTVWLTRVNSYECPSDGMTGEANTNNYFGSVGTTAGVRNHAGSTGIFAQRETYGIEDIRDGTSNTVAFSEALVSTAAGSPTQTKWRDGPAPSGATPSAAYRALNAALDLPGMQQDWQACNAFFVSEINHGQRGYRWGLSNLGESLFQTLIPPNSNDYPWNACRLDCPGCGVLHSGYYNATSNHPGGVNVGLADGSVRFVKNTVSMPIWWALGTRAGGEVISADQY